In Lewinellaceae bacterium, a single window of DNA contains:
- a CDS encoding glutamate racemase, whose protein sequence is MRLNSQPVGLFDSGIGGLTAAYAIIRQLPHEQIVYFGDTAHLPYGPQPAEAIRAYSAGITQFLLQQGCKAIVVACNTATAAALNYLRERWPNVPFIGMEPAVKPGARATHSGKVGVLATAGTFKSQRYASLMHRYAKEVELLENPCAGLVERIENGHLNSPETEAFLRKILEPMLAAGADTFVLGCTHYPFVQPLIEKIAGPGATVIDPAPAIARQLQRVLEEKDMLSPELHGPHRFYVSGEKGNFERLASMLLGYEVKVEAGVAF, encoded by the coding sequence TTGCGATTGAATAGCCAACCCGTTGGCCTGTTCGATTCTGGCATAGGCGGCCTGACCGCCGCCTATGCCATTATCCGGCAGCTCCCTCACGAGCAGATCGTCTATTTCGGAGATACCGCTCACCTGCCCTACGGGCCGCAGCCGGCTGAGGCCATTCGCGCCTACAGTGCCGGCATCACTCAATTTCTTCTTCAACAAGGCTGCAAAGCCATCGTCGTGGCCTGCAATACAGCCACTGCCGCCGCGCTCAATTACCTGCGGGAGCGTTGGCCCAATGTTCCATTCATCGGCATGGAACCGGCCGTCAAGCCCGGCGCCCGCGCCACCCACAGCGGGAAGGTAGGCGTGTTGGCCACCGCCGGCACTTTCAAGAGCCAGCGCTACGCCAGCCTCATGCACCGCTACGCCAAAGAGGTCGAACTGCTGGAAAATCCCTGCGCCGGCCTGGTGGAACGCATCGAGAATGGCCACCTGAACAGTCCGGAAACGGAGGCCTTCCTGCGCAAAATCCTGGAGCCGATGCTGGCCGCCGGAGCCGACACCTTCGTGCTCGGCTGCACCCACTACCCCTTTGTGCAACCGCTCATCGAAAAGATTGCCGGGCCTGGCGCGACCGTCATCGATCCCGCGCCCGCTATCGCCCGCCAACTGCAGCGCGTGCTCGAAGAAAAAGATATGCTCAGCCCCGAATTGCACGGGCCGCACCGGTTTTATGTTTCGGGCGAAAAGGGGAACTTTGAACGCCTGGCTTCCATGCTGCTCGGTTATGAAGTGAAGGTGGAAGCGGGGGTGGCGTTCTAA
- a CDS encoding DUF1990 domain-containing protein gives MMQFSRNLPERPFLEQYRKSRQAAPFTYEEAYIGATANSVVPGDYDHDFNQVELGSGAACFEQAKAALKGWAMFPNGWTRLYPKAVPIDKDLVVLVLFRLFGFWWANSCRIVYTFDESRRFGFAYGTLPGHVEQGEECFWVEMDEEDAVWYRIRAFSRPAIWLTKIGYPVARHFQRRFVQDSLAAMQEFVQQPGS, from the coding sequence ATGATGCAGTTCAGCCGGAACTTACCCGAACGCCCTTTTCTGGAACAATATCGCAAATCCCGCCAGGCCGCTCCTTTCACTTACGAAGAAGCATACATCGGAGCAACCGCCAACTCAGTTGTCCCCGGGGATTACGATCATGATTTCAATCAAGTCGAGCTGGGCAGCGGGGCCGCCTGCTTCGAGCAAGCCAAAGCAGCTTTGAAAGGCTGGGCCATGTTTCCGAACGGGTGGACGCGCCTTTATCCAAAGGCGGTGCCCATTGATAAGGACCTAGTGGTGCTCGTGCTTTTCCGCCTATTCGGGTTCTGGTGGGCCAATTCCTGCCGCATCGTTTATACCTTTGACGAAAGCCGCCGCTTTGGCTTTGCTTATGGCACGCTGCCCGGGCATGTAGAGCAGGGAGAGGAGTGCTTTTGGGTGGAGATGGACGAAGAGGATGCCGTGTGGTACCGCATCCGGGCCTTTTCCCGCCCGGCTATTTGGTTGACGAAAATAGGCTATCCTGTTGCCCGGCACTTTCAGCGGCGCTTTGTGCAGGATTCGTTAGCAGCCATGCAGGAATTTGTACAACAACCAGGATCATGA
- a CDS encoding dienelactone hydrolase family protein, with product MKEIKKEEINQEVFDLYDDYAHNRIDRRQFMDRLSAYAIGGLTVSSLLRFVMPNYQDKIQIQPGDPRLKSKYIKYKSPKGAGKMRGLLSRPAESKGKLPGIVVVHENRGLNPHIEDVARRAALAGFISLAPDALYPLGGYPGNDDDGRALQQKRDRNEMLEDFIAAFDRLRNHSKCNGKVGVVGFCFGGWISNMMAVRVPDLLAAVPFYGGQPAAEEVPRIQAPLLLHFAELDNRVNEGWPAYEAALKEHNKEYSAYNYPGVNHGFHNDTTPRYDKAAAELAWQRTVDFFKEKLK from the coding sequence ATGAAAGAAATTAAAAAAGAAGAAATCAACCAGGAGGTATTTGACCTTTATGACGACTATGCCCACAACCGAATTGACCGGCGGCAATTTATGGATAGGTTGTCTGCCTATGCCATTGGCGGGCTTACCGTTTCGTCTCTTCTCCGTTTCGTCATGCCGAATTACCAGGATAAAATCCAAATCCAGCCCGGCGATCCCAGGTTGAAATCGAAGTACATAAAATACAAATCGCCTAAAGGGGCAGGCAAGATGCGGGGGTTGCTCTCCCGGCCGGCCGAAAGTAAGGGAAAATTGCCCGGCATTGTGGTCGTGCACGAAAACAGAGGGCTCAACCCACACATAGAGGACGTGGCCCGGCGCGCGGCGCTTGCCGGGTTCATTTCATTAGCGCCGGATGCCCTTTATCCGCTGGGCGGTTATCCTGGCAATGATGACGACGGCAGAGCGCTGCAGCAGAAAAGAGACCGGAATGAGATGCTGGAGGATTTTATCGCCGCCTTTGACCGCCTGAGGAACCATTCCAAATGCAATGGAAAAGTAGGGGTAGTGGGATTTTGCTTTGGCGGCTGGATTTCGAATATGATGGCGGTCCGCGTTCCCGATCTTTTAGCTGCCGTCCCCTTTTATGGAGGGCAGCCCGCAGCAGAAGAGGTGCCCCGGATTCAAGCCCCTTTACTGCTGCATTTTGCAGAACTCGACAATCGGGTCAATGAAGGCTGGCCAGCTTACGAGGCGGCCTTGAAGGAGCACAATAAAGAATATTCCGCTTACAATTACCCGGGGGTAAACCATGGGTTTCACAATGATACCACGCCGCGATACGATAAAGCCGCTGCGGAGTTGGCCTGGCAAAGAACGGTAGATTTTTTCAAAGAAAAATTGAAGTGA
- a CDS encoding ornithine cyclodeaminase family protein has translation MPYLTADQLEALLPFPQLIEALRQAFAGQYTVPLRHHHDYKIPGEAEPGALLLMPAWDEGRYFGVKLVAVSPHNRRRGLPTIQGLYTLFETATGAPILQMDAKALTNLRTAAASALASTFLSRPDSHILLMAGTGALAPYLIKAHASVRPIKKVIIWGRNPEKAEALAVKLQNAQQFGTPILQYSSVSAQQLPSAVSRADIISCATLSPNPLVPGQWLQPGQHIDLVGSFRPNMREADDEAIRRSIVYVDTMEGALKETGDIVQPIQNKTLRPEDIPGDLFSLCRTEAPGRQSPEAITLFKSVGLALEDLAAAKLAWEKQGKR, from the coding sequence ATGCCATACCTCACCGCCGATCAACTGGAAGCCCTGCTTCCTTTCCCCCAATTGATCGAAGCCCTACGGCAGGCTTTTGCCGGGCAGTACACCGTTCCCCTGCGCCACCACCACGATTACAAGATTCCCGGAGAGGCAGAGCCCGGCGCCCTGCTGCTCATGCCCGCCTGGGATGAGGGCCGGTATTTCGGCGTGAAGCTCGTTGCGGTGAGCCCGCACAACCGGCGCCGGGGGTTGCCAACCATACAGGGCCTGTACACGCTGTTCGAAACAGCAACCGGCGCTCCCATCCTGCAGATGGACGCCAAAGCCCTGACCAACCTGCGAACGGCGGCGGCATCCGCCCTGGCCTCCACCTTTCTATCCCGGCCCGATAGCCACATTTTGCTCATGGCGGGCACCGGCGCACTGGCGCCTTACCTCATAAAGGCCCACGCCAGCGTACGTCCCATAAAGAAGGTAATCATTTGGGGAAGAAACCCAGAAAAAGCAGAGGCGCTGGCTGTAAAACTCCAAAACGCTCAACAGTTCGGTACTCCAATCCTTCAGTACTCCAGCGTTTCGGCACAACAACTGCCTTCCGCCGTTTCCCGGGCCGATATCATCAGCTGCGCTACCCTGAGCCCGAATCCCCTCGTCCCCGGCCAATGGCTGCAGCCCGGCCAGCACATCGACCTGGTGGGCTCCTTCCGGCCCAACATGCGGGAAGCTGACGACGAGGCCATCCGCCGCTCTATCGTCTATGTGGATACGATGGAAGGAGCGCTTAAAGAAACCGGGGACATTGTGCAGCCAATTCAAAATAAAACCCTCCGCCCGGAAGACATCCCCGGCGACCTGTTTAGCCTCTGCCGGACAGAAGCCCCTGGCCGCCAAAGCCCGGAGGCAATCACCCTGTTCAAGTCGGTAGGGCTTGCACTGGAGGACCTGGCTGCGGCCAAGCTGGCGTGGGAAAAACAGGGGAAACGATGA
- the trmB gene encoding tRNA (guanosine(46)-N7)-methyltransferase TrmB, which produces MSKRNKLQKFAELLTFPNVYENFNPLEPQLYGLNGEPVDRKGGWASWHFGNDKPITLELACGRGEYTLGLARQNPHRNFIGLDVKGARIWKGAGAALEEGLSNAAFLRTRIEQIALFFDPGEVSEIWITFPDPFLRKSRANRRLTAPRFLREYKKVLAPGGLIHLKTDEPNLYDFTQEVLAEYPGAEILYQDEDIYAKPLPLPELELKTFYEQIHLQEGKAIKYVRFRLNL; this is translated from the coding sequence ATGAGCAAGAGAAACAAACTGCAGAAATTCGCCGAACTCCTTACATTCCCCAATGTGTATGAGAATTTCAATCCATTGGAGCCTCAGCTTTACGGCCTCAACGGAGAACCGGTTGACCGGAAAGGAGGATGGGCGTCGTGGCACTTCGGCAACGACAAGCCCATCACGCTGGAACTGGCCTGCGGGCGGGGCGAATATACCCTGGGGCTGGCCCGGCAAAACCCCCACCGCAATTTCATAGGGCTGGATGTGAAAGGCGCGCGCATCTGGAAGGGCGCCGGGGCCGCTTTGGAGGAAGGGCTGAGCAATGCTGCTTTTCTCCGCACCCGCATCGAACAGATCGCTCTTTTCTTCGACCCGGGGGAAGTCAGTGAAATCTGGATCACCTTTCCCGATCCCTTTCTGCGCAAAAGCAGAGCCAACCGCCGGCTTACTGCCCCCCGGTTTCTAAGGGAGTATAAAAAGGTGCTGGCGCCCGGCGGCCTGATCCACCTCAAGACGGATGAGCCCAACCTGTATGACTTTACCCAGGAAGTGCTGGCGGAATACCCCGGCGCCGAAATCCTCTACCAGGATGAAGACATCTACGCCAAACCCCTGCCCCTGCCCGAGCTGGAGCTAAAGACTTTCTATGAACAGATACATCTGCAGGAAGGCAAGGCGATCAAGTATGTGCGGTTTAGGTTGAATTTGTAA
- a CDS encoding OmpH family outer membrane protein, whose protein sequence is MKRILKISCLLLMVFGALNAAQAQKFGYVNSSAILADMAEVKQMEANLEALQKQLQKKGQSMVEQLQQDYAAVQQKAASGDLSPKQQEEEAKKLEDQQAEIAKFEQDMVKQLQEKRNKELQPILEKVNQAITDVAKENGLQFIFDEGVILYADESMDVANLVKAKLGL, encoded by the coding sequence ATGAAGCGTATTTTAAAAATAAGCTGCCTTCTGCTGATGGTGTTCGGCGCCTTGAATGCCGCACAGGCTCAGAAGTTCGGCTATGTCAATTCTTCTGCTATCCTGGCGGATATGGCGGAGGTAAAACAGATGGAAGCCAACCTGGAAGCCCTGCAAAAGCAATTGCAGAAGAAAGGCCAGAGCATGGTGGAACAACTCCAGCAGGACTACGCTGCCGTGCAGCAAAAAGCTGCCAGCGGCGACTTGTCGCCCAAGCAGCAGGAAGAAGAGGCCAAGAAGCTCGAAGACCAGCAGGCCGAGATTGCCAAGTTTGAGCAGGATATGGTCAAACAGCTCCAGGAAAAGCGCAACAAAGAGCTGCAGCCCATCCTGGAAAAGGTCAACCAGGCCATTACCGACGTGGCCAAAGAAAATGGCTTGCAGTTCATTTTCGATGAGGGGGTCATCCTTTATGCCGACGAGAGCATGGATGTCGCCAACCTGGTCAAAGCCAAACTCGGCCTGTAA
- a CDS encoding PIN domain-containing protein, producing MKKGAVFVDTNIILDWLGKREPFFKYAEELFLKAENKEIEVLISTMSYISTEYILRKQLGKEKTRQALSGIRMISSVCSSGGKEIDLALVSDMKDLEDSFQYHTALNNSANIIITRNPKDFVDSKVPIMSAEEYVKLSQKD from the coding sequence ATGAAGAAGGGTGCAGTATTTGTTGATACCAACATTATTTTAGATTGGCTCGGCAAAAGAGAGCCATTCTTCAAGTACGCAGAAGAATTATTCTTAAAAGCTGAGAATAAAGAAATTGAGGTTTTGATCAGTACGATGAGTTACATCTCTACTGAATATATTCTACGAAAACAGCTGGGTAAAGAAAAAACAAGACAAGCTTTAAGCGGTATAAGAATGATAAGTTCGGTTTGTTCTAGTGGAGGCAAAGAGATTGACCTTGCATTGGTTTCTGACATGAAAGATTTAGAAGATTCCTTTCAATACCATACGGCGCTTAATAATTCGGCGAACATTATCATTACAAGGAACCCTAAAGACTTTGTGGATTCCAAGGTGCCAATTATGAGTGCTGAAGAGTATGTCAAATTAAGTCAAAAAGATTAG
- a CDS encoding OmpH family outer membrane protein: MKKILVILSMALFLAVSANAQRIAYVDVNTILESISEYQSAQQELDKLASAWRQEVAQEYDKIKGLYNRYQAEQVLLSEEARKQREEEIMEKEKQVRDLQKDKFGPEGELFKRRQELVRPIQDRVFAAIEEYANERGYDFIFDKSGSTGMIFSNPQYDKTSDIMDKLK, from the coding sequence ATGAAAAAAATCCTGGTTATACTCTCCATGGCCCTTTTCCTGGCTGTATCGGCCAACGCGCAGCGCATCGCCTACGTCGATGTCAATACCATCCTGGAGAGCATCTCCGAGTATCAGTCGGCTCAGCAGGAGCTTGACAAGCTGGCCTCTGCCTGGCGCCAGGAAGTTGCCCAGGAATACGATAAAATAAAGGGGTTATACAACCGTTACCAGGCAGAACAAGTCCTTCTTAGCGAAGAGGCTCGCAAACAGCGCGAAGAGGAGATCATGGAAAAGGAAAAGCAAGTGCGCGACTTGCAGAAGGACAAGTTTGGCCCCGAGGGAGAACTCTTCAAGCGCCGGCAGGAACTCGTGCGGCCGATCCAGGACCGGGTCTTTGCCGCCATTGAGGAATACGCCAACGAGCGCGGTTACGATTTCATTTTTGACAAATCGGGCTCTACCGGCATGATCTTCTCCAATCCGCAGTACGACAAGACTTCGGATATTATGGATAAGTTGAAGTAA
- the yndJ gene encoding YndJ family transporter gives MSTPGSKGLRMTITSGMLALGGVIGWLWPISWASLDWVRIILLSAPLLWIPVAVVAGGALVPISVRQLRLFFPAALLFAFAFLLPPGQAAGICTLPWLLLALWLAFRAAMELLKRKEYTLPYLCATASYLFLVVGTVWATADRLEVQFFAFDPVIGLLTAVHFHFAGFLLLLITGLALRNWHSPLAPVVGWMAILGPPLVAIGIFTTHYGGPQVVELLAATIMALGGIGVAGRHLQLGLQRKTARLYMLPGALLLLAGMGLALLYGWRSEYPMALLSIPWMYAVHGSVNAGALALLAAGWLNESEKEK, from the coding sequence ATGAGCACACCCGGCAGCAAAGGTTTACGAATGACGATTACCTCCGGCATGTTGGCTTTGGGGGGCGTGATTGGCTGGCTCTGGCCCATCTCCTGGGCCTCGCTGGATTGGGTGCGGATCATTTTGCTCTCAGCGCCGCTCCTGTGGATACCGGTAGCTGTGGTGGCGGGCGGGGCGTTGGTTCCCATTTCCGTGCGGCAGTTGCGGCTGTTCTTTCCGGCGGCCCTGCTGTTCGCTTTTGCCTTCCTGCTGCCACCGGGGCAGGCGGCTGGAATTTGCACCCTGCCTTGGCTGTTGCTGGCGCTTTGGCTGGCGTTCCGGGCAGCTATGGAGTTGTTGAAAAGAAAGGAATATACCTTGCCCTACCTTTGCGCAACCGCCTCCTATTTGTTTTTGGTGGTGGGTACCGTATGGGCTACAGCCGACCGGCTGGAGGTACAGTTCTTCGCCTTCGATCCGGTGATTGGGTTGCTAACCGCAGTGCACTTCCACTTTGCCGGTTTTCTGCTCTTGCTGATTACTGGCCTCGCTTTGCGCAACTGGCATTCCCCTTTGGCGCCGGTAGTGGGATGGATGGCCATCCTGGGGCCGCCGTTGGTGGCAATCGGCATTTTCACTACTCACTACGGTGGCCCGCAGGTGGTTGAACTGCTGGCGGCTACCATCATGGCGCTGGGGGGCATAGGCGTGGCCGGCCGGCATCTACAACTGGGCTTACAGCGCAAAACCGCCCGGCTGTATATGTTGCCGGGTGCCCTGCTCCTGCTGGCAGGCATGGGGCTGGCGTTGCTCTACGGCTGGCGTTCTGAATACCCCATGGCCCTGCTTAGTATTCCCTGGATGTATGCGGTGCACGGGAGTGTGAATGCCGGGGCGTTGGCGTTGCTGGCGGCAGGGTGGTTGAATGAGTCGGAAAAGGAGAAATGA
- a CDS encoding alpha/beta hydrolase translates to MNTVLHILFWGLVLYGLFLLLVYLLQERFVFQPFRLSRGHRFFFNAKGWEEAWLESEDGEQLNALLFRAPGNQPAKGVVLYLHGNQGNLQRWAKHQGAFTRLGYDFFAIDYRGYGKSSGQPSEEGLYFDGEAAYRWLLKHYPEEKIVLYGRSLGSGVASWLAARRRPRLVILETPFDNMPNVVRAICRLPVPDALFRLWFPNDRHLKQLNCPAVIFAGTRDRVVEYRLSQRLRPLLDSPEAFITIDGAGHRNLDTFPKYHYQLERVLSRIE, encoded by the coding sequence ATGAATACGGTTTTACACATCCTTTTCTGGGGGCTTGTTCTTTATGGCCTTTTTTTGCTGTTGGTGTATTTGCTGCAGGAGCGCTTCGTTTTTCAGCCGTTTCGCTTATCGCGGGGCCACCGTTTCTTTTTCAATGCGAAAGGATGGGAGGAAGCCTGGCTGGAAAGCGAGGATGGGGAGCAACTGAACGCCTTGCTTTTTCGGGCGCCGGGAAATCAACCGGCAAAAGGGGTCGTGCTTTACCTGCACGGCAACCAGGGCAATCTCCAGCGCTGGGCGAAGCATCAGGGCGCCTTTACCCGCCTGGGGTACGATTTTTTTGCCATCGATTACCGGGGTTACGGCAAGAGCAGCGGCCAACCTTCCGAGGAGGGGTTGTACTTCGACGGGGAAGCGGCCTACCGCTGGCTGCTGAAGCATTATCCGGAGGAAAAGATCGTCCTCTACGGCCGTTCCCTGGGTTCGGGAGTTGCTTCCTGGCTGGCTGCCCGGCGGCGGCCGCGGCTGGTTATTCTGGAGACGCCCTTCGACAATATGCCCAACGTGGTGCGCGCCATCTGCCGGCTGCCTGTTCCGGATGCGCTTTTCCGCTTATGGTTTCCCAACGACCGCCACCTTAAACAACTGAACTGCCCGGCCGTTATCTTTGCCGGCACGCGCGACCGGGTGGTGGAATACCGCCTTTCCCAGCGCCTGCGCCCTCTGCTCGATAGCCCGGAGGCCTTCATCACCATCGATGGCGCCGGCCATCGCAACCTGGATACTTTTCCGAAGTACCACTACCAGTTGGAACGGGTGCTTTCCCGGATTGAATAG
- a CDS encoding glycosyl hydrolase 53 family protein has product MRFLISFFLSASLLFPSCRLTDDNPVSKEEPTEEPGEEPADTLEFLRGADLSYVNEMEDCGAEYFDEEGAKRDPYQIFKNAGTDLIRVRLWHNPDWTGYSDFEDVKKTISRAKALDMKVLLDFHYSDDWADPGKQKIPAAWLPVANNTAILGDSLYHYTFDVLKKLNDSGLLPEYVQVGNETNAEILQSPNGAYNSIDWARNAFLLNQGLKAVRAAAAEFNKSIQTMLHIAQPENALWWFEAAQQNGVTDYDWIGISYYPLWSDVSLEGLPSAVRTLIGKYGKKLMVVETAYPFTLDNNDSANNILGQDAAVAGFPISEQGQYDYLKALEKKIVEGGGQGLIYWEPAWVSTPCSTQWAQGSHWDNATLFDHDNQANMGMRYYKGE; this is encoded by the coding sequence ATGAGATTTCTTATTAGCTTTTTCCTTTCAGCCAGCCTTCTTTTTCCTTCTTGTCGACTGACGGACGACAATCCCGTTTCAAAGGAGGAGCCGACGGAAGAACCGGGGGAAGAGCCCGCAGACACCCTGGAATTTTTGCGGGGAGCCGATCTTTCCTACGTGAATGAAATGGAAGATTGTGGCGCGGAATATTTTGATGAAGAAGGAGCCAAACGAGACCCTTACCAGATTTTTAAAAATGCAGGTACGGATTTGATCAGAGTGCGGTTGTGGCACAATCCCGACTGGACCGGCTATTCTGACTTTGAGGATGTCAAAAAGACGATTTCCCGGGCGAAGGCTCTGGATATGAAGGTGCTGCTCGATTTTCACTATTCAGATGACTGGGCGGATCCGGGCAAGCAAAAAATACCCGCCGCCTGGTTGCCTGTCGCAAACAATACCGCAATACTTGGCGACTCCTTGTACCATTATACGTTCGATGTGTTGAAAAAACTGAATGACTCGGGTTTGTTGCCCGAGTACGTTCAGGTTGGCAATGAAACCAATGCCGAGATTCTGCAAAGCCCGAACGGCGCTTACAATAGCATTGACTGGGCCCGGAATGCATTCCTTTTAAACCAGGGGCTTAAAGCAGTTCGTGCCGCTGCTGCTGAATTTAATAAAAGCATCCAAACCATGCTGCATATTGCCCAACCCGAAAATGCCCTGTGGTGGTTTGAGGCCGCTCAGCAAAACGGGGTGACGGATTACGACTGGATAGGCATCTCGTATTATCCTTTGTGGTCTGACGTATCGCTGGAAGGCTTGCCTTCGGCTGTTCGGACACTGATCGGCAAGTACGGCAAAAAATTGATGGTTGTTGAAACGGCTTACCCATTTACGCTTGACAACAACGACAGCGCCAATAATATTTTAGGGCAGGATGCCGCCGTCGCCGGTTTTCCGATAAGCGAGCAAGGGCAGTATGATTATTTGAAAGCGCTGGAGAAAAAGATTGTCGAAGGAGGTGGGCAAGGGCTGATTTACTGGGAGCCCGCATGGGTTTCTACACCCTGTTCCACCCAATGGGCGCAGGGCTCTCACTGGGACAATGCCACCTTGTTCGACCATGATAACCAGGCGAATATGGGCATGCGGTATTACAAAGGCGAATAA
- a CDS encoding von Willebrand factor type A domain-containing protein, with protein sequence MKWHTMSLLFIAFIAQSSFAQPLRYATGTVIDMQRNLPLLGAHVLVQHTDEGVVTDITGAFTIELYPGEDTLVVRYPGFITQYVPVQADTMRVELLYEMGLDTIATVDSETYEEAYQIVRYERSVGRNPYFAQEHQGNDGNTEDYSPIQENGERDVLASPLSTFSIDVDRASYSNVRRFLMDGQLPPEDAVRVEEMINYFSYNYPLPGPEDPPFSVYTELADCPWNEERKLLHIGLQGKVMTPEELPPSNLVFLMDVSGSMKAENKLALAKQAMRLLVEQLRPEDRVAIVVYAGAAGLALPSTSGADKQSILQAIDKMEAGGSTAGGAGIQLAYQVAQEHLIKEGNNRVILATDGDFNVGISSDGGLTQMIEEKRKAGVYLTVLGFGMGNYKDNKLELLADRGNGNYAYIDNLEEAKKVFVEELPGTLFTIAKDVKIQLEFNPGVVRTYRLVGYENRLLNTEDFADDAKDAGELGAGHTVTALYELEMAPAQMASASLRYQETGLTKVARKGGELGFLQLRYKLPEEENSYLLTTPIENRVARFSKATQDFQFAAAVAAFGMQLRHSPFNQGMSFPEIRRLATEAVDNNADEHRKAFLELVSRAEGLAGIK encoded by the coding sequence ATGAAATGGCATACAATGAGCCTGCTTTTTATTGCTTTTATCGCTCAAAGCAGTTTTGCGCAACCATTGAGATATGCTACAGGTACTGTAATTGACATGCAGCGTAACCTCCCACTACTCGGTGCTCATGTACTGGTACAACATACTGATGAGGGGGTCGTGACTGATATCACAGGGGCATTTACTATAGAGTTGTATCCGGGGGAAGATACCCTCGTAGTAAGGTATCCTGGCTTTATCACCCAATATGTGCCCGTTCAAGCAGATACCATGCGTGTCGAATTACTTTATGAAATGGGACTTGATACCATTGCAACAGTAGACTCTGAAACTTATGAAGAAGCGTATCAAATTGTTCGCTACGAGCGCTCTGTAGGAAGAAACCCTTACTTCGCTCAAGAACATCAAGGGAATGACGGTAACACCGAAGATTACAGCCCCATCCAGGAAAACGGTGAGCGCGATGTGCTGGCCAGCCCCCTGTCCACCTTTTCCATCGATGTAGACCGCGCCTCCTACAGCAACGTCCGGCGTTTTCTGATGGACGGGCAGTTGCCTCCCGAGGATGCGGTGCGGGTGGAAGAAATGATCAACTATTTTTCCTACAACTACCCCTTGCCGGGGCCGGAGGATCCGCCCTTCAGCGTTTATACGGAATTGGCGGACTGCCCATGGAACGAAGAGCGCAAACTCCTGCACATCGGCCTGCAGGGTAAGGTCATGACACCGGAGGAACTGCCGCCCAGCAACCTCGTTTTCCTGATGGATGTCTCCGGCTCGATGAAGGCTGAGAACAAGCTGGCGCTGGCCAAACAAGCCATGCGGCTATTGGTAGAACAGTTGCGGCCGGAAGACCGGGTGGCCATCGTGGTGTACGCCGGCGCCGCCGGGCTGGCGCTTCCTTCCACTTCGGGAGCAGACAAACAAAGCATTCTCCAGGCGATCGATAAGATGGAAGCAGGGGGCTCCACTGCGGGCGGCGCCGGCATTCAACTGGCCTATCAGGTAGCGCAGGAACATCTTATTAAAGAAGGCAACAACCGCGTGATCCTGGCCACCGACGGCGACTTTAATGTAGGCATCTCCAGCGACGGAGGCCTTACTCAGATGATAGAAGAGAAGCGAAAAGCCGGCGTTTACCTCACCGTACTGGGCTTCGGCATGGGCAACTACAAAGACAACAAACTGGAACTGCTGGCCGATCGGGGCAATGGCAATTACGCCTATATCGATAACCTGGAAGAAGCAAAAAAAGTATTTGTAGAAGAATTGCCGGGTACCTTGTTCACTATCGCCAAAGACGTAAAAATACAACTGGAATTCAACCCCGGCGTAGTGCGCACCTACCGCCTGGTGGGGTACGAAAACCGCCTGCTCAACACCGAGGATTTTGCCGACGACGCCAAAGATGCCGGCGAGCTCGGGGCCGGTCATACCGTAACGGCGCTGTACGAGCTGGAAATGGCGCCGGCTCAGATGGCGTCAGCTTCGCTGCGTTACCAGGAAACGGGACTCACCAAAGTGGCGCGTAAAGGCGGAGAACTGGGCTTCCTGCAGTTGCGCTACAAGCTGCCGGAGGAGGAAAATAGCTATCTTCTTACTACTCCAATAGAAAATCGCGTGGCCCGCTTTTCCAAAGCCACCCAAGACTTTCAGTTTGCCGCTGCCGTGGCGGCATTTGGGATGCAGCTCCGCCATTCTCCTTTCAACCAGGGGATGAGCTTTCCGGAGATCCGCCGCCTGGCTACCGAGGCGGTCGACAATAATGCAGATGAGCACAGAAAGGCGTTCCTGGAGTTGGTGAGCCGGGCGGAAGGGCTTGCGGGCATTAAATAG